In Capillimicrobium parvum, a genomic segment contains:
- a CDS encoding matrixin family metalloprotease, whose amino-acid sequence MTHEIGHLLDLDHAPAPANVMSPTYRADTETCTTAFPPKPAPPSPPAVEPPPIDTLDRVAGRTPSPSRRQ is encoded by the coding sequence TGACCCACGAGATCGGCCACCTGCTCGACCTCGACCACGCGCCCGCCCCGGCAAACGTCATGTCCCCCACCTACCGGGCCGACACGGAGACCTGCACGACCGCGTTCCCACCCAAGCCCGCGCCTCCATCGCCGCCCGCCGTCGAGCCCCCGCCGATCGACACCCTCGACCGCGTCGCTGGGCGCACGCCAAGCCCGTCGCGCCGGCAGTGA